One segment of Candidatus Melainabacteria bacterium DNA contains the following:
- a CDS encoding TIGR00159 family protein encodes MGGDLNQIISQANWLGALKQFVQIMIICYCAIWIWRRIVGTQAERLVKGVMVLIGVAVISYFAGFTLVTSILQHLIPVAVMALVIIFQPEIRRGLGYLGRMNTFRIDFSLPNRDVDNTRHDIAQIISAVRDLSRSKTGALIVVEPPEGERDYLSPGTPVNADISSNLLLSIFFPKSPLHDGAVVIRHNKIVAAGVILPMTDDPKLSSRYGTRHRAAIGLSEIYDGLCIVVSEETGAISAANRGILARYSTADDLMDPLSYMYLKDADRKSPTPLDSFLSMLGRTKSNTATRDSGEQENQSDSEQVSDPSLKPSLEVAPVKESNVSQIKSSVESEKAV; translated from the coding sequence ATGGGTGGCGATTTAAACCAAATCATCAGCCAGGCGAACTGGTTAGGCGCCCTGAAACAATTCGTTCAAATCATGATTATCTGCTACTGCGCCATCTGGATATGGCGCCGGATAGTCGGTACGCAAGCCGAGCGATTGGTCAAGGGCGTGATGGTTCTGATCGGCGTCGCAGTAATCTCCTACTTTGCCGGATTCACTCTTGTCACTTCTATCCTACAGCACCTGATACCAGTAGCGGTGATGGCGCTCGTCATCATTTTTCAACCAGAGATTCGACGGGGACTGGGCTATCTAGGAAGAATGAACACCTTCAGAATCGATTTCTCCTTGCCGAATCGCGACGTTGACAATACCAGACACGATATCGCTCAAATAATTTCAGCAGTTCGAGATCTCTCTAGAAGCAAAACCGGCGCACTTATAGTGGTTGAACCACCAGAAGGAGAACGAGATTATCTCAGCCCCGGAACTCCGGTAAATGCAGACATTTCCTCCAATCTTCTGCTCTCAATCTTCTTTCCAAAATCACCACTACACGACGGCGCAGTCGTCATCCGCCACAACAAAATTGTCGCAGCCGGCGTGATCTTGCCGATGACCGACGATCCAAAATTGAGTTCGCGATATGGAACGAGACACCGCGCCGCTATTGGACTATCCGAAATTTATGACGGCTTGTGCATCGTCGTCTCAGAGGAAACTGGCGCCATATCGGCAGCCAACCGCGGTATTCTCGCCCGTTACAGCACGGCTGACGATTTGATGGACCCACTATCATACATGTACCTGAAAGACGCAGACCGCAAATCTCCAACCCCGCTGGATTCCTTTCTGTCAATGCTCGGTCGCACCAAATCGAATACTGCCACCAGAGATAGTGGCGAACAGGAAAACCAATCAGACAGTGAACAAGTTAGCGACCCATCTCTCAAACCGTCACTTGAAGTCGCCCCCGTCAAAGAGAGCAATGTTTCCCAGATCAAAAGTTCAGTGGAATCGGAAAAAGCGGTTTAA